A single window of Methanomassiliicoccales archaeon DNA harbors:
- a CDS encoding Ig-like domain-containing protein encodes MHSRSRIGIIILMVALGMMLGVMIMAATGPVAALTTGDENFEYQIIESGTAVEITKYNGTSSIVTIPASIGSLPVTSIGTWAFASNNTVVLTSVQIPDTVTSIGEGAFSGTGSLTRMEFKGSAPSLGVDWILDHAADLKVYYIYGATGFTSPIWEGIASVAICHLVMDKNFGTTNAAGTYDEGSQVPLSAAPPTANAGEQYVWNGWTGTGPGFYTGLDPTPTITIGGDITEVASWTKQYRVTVSSDPVTGGTTIPTAGAQWVNAGSLSVQANPSTSYGFSSWSGTGPITFNAQSSSTVATVSGPGTIAAVFVQNSVEVTITSSPAGPGYVVVDDIPVLTPHTYDWVSGSSHTLKASASVAVGSNEQYAFNSWSDAGDRDRTLVVNAAATLTANFDHQYKVTMATNGGSTVPAVGAHWYNVGSQVNLDATAPTAGTGVQYVWSGWTGTGTGNYTGTGRSVTNAVAVNGPITETAHWNERYQLTMATNFGTTDPSTGSWYDAGATVTITATAPSTITGERYLFTSWTGSGSGSHSGSGEPITNVVTMNGPITETASWTHQYQLTMATNFGTTDPVTGSWYSAGVKVTLTATHPTASNGEQYVFTSWTGSGTGGHNGNVNPATNAVTMNGPITETASWNHQYQVSFAVSPSVGGTTSPSGLVWENAGALPIVATPYSGYGFYSWGSDTASITFDAQTASTTAVLSGPGTITATFTVRVTIASGPSGTGYVLVDGVATATPYTFDWLPGSIHSLEALGNVTVGAGERYSFTAWSDVGAPVHSYAVTTAGTVTAAFAHQYLVTMATNGGTTTPATGTHWYNVGSQVTLDAPPPTAGTGARYVWNGWTGSGTGNYTGTGRSVTNAVTVNGPITETAGWTKQYQVSFAVTPAGGGTTTPNGTGLWYDAGPLSIQATSAVDYAFSTWTSGSASVTFNSQASSTVAVIDGPGTITANFVVALGITITSSPTGSGYVLVDGGPITTPANFKWTAGTHTIEAVSIVPGVTGERYVFNSWSDGGVQTHVYTVTALTDTVIANFDHQFLLTMQTGLGSTTPAADGAGTWESAGSRITINASAPSVASAYERYQWVGWTGSGPGNYSGTADTPAADITMNGPITEIASWSHQYQVAISTSHGTTAPAAGIQWFAEGSSIMLAATSPTSMAGERYVFNGWTGTGTGSYTGTANPVTDAILVRGPITENASWTWQHVPDAPGGLTANSGDGYVNLNWTAPADGGLAVDHYVVYRDGMKVGTVTALTATISGLTNGQSYSFTVAAHNLIGNGPNSTAAVIKPLKFPSGLTLEITSPLPGSYHRTGIVLLEWTVSDLSSSVIRTEVSRDGTNWNIVTGTSYLIRGLADGNYILSVRATDAANNVLTERVSTVVDTTAPAVTITVPMQGAILGSRTVTVTWSVLEQVSGLARIEMSGDGTNWVDQTGNSGYLTVPEGSGIVWVRATDNAGNDMVATVPFTVDTIAPVALTWSPTGSAESTLTSVTVAFNEVMNRSSTAVTVGGIPGTAAWGGDNVTFTPSEALLGSKTYYVSVTGTDLAGNAVRENWTFQTAAVGKISGILYGHDGKVLPNTVVTLIGLSTGARTEMGHIGLAVSATAGKVGETTSDAKGAFTFYDVAIGSYSIEFTEVGFVTKSMDVAMTTDSVVNGGLTVEPGKLVVDPGNGAILIGVVLGVCAILTFVVILVRRRGVRSNDHSTGQGPVDDGKQVDEGKGPEKE; translated from the coding sequence TTGCATTCGAGGTCAAGGATCGGTATCATCATCTTGATGGTCGCACTGGGAATGATGCTGGGGGTAATGATCATGGCGGCCACCGGCCCGGTCGCGGCCCTGACCACAGGGGATGAGAATTTTGAATACCAGATCATCGAAAGCGGGACAGCTGTCGAGATAACCAAGTACAACGGGACAAGCTCCATTGTCACGATCCCCGCATCGATCGGTTCCCTTCCGGTGACCTCGATCGGAACATGGGCCTTCGCCAGCAACAACACGGTCGTCCTGACCTCTGTCCAGATACCAGACACCGTTACGTCCATCGGCGAAGGTGCGTTCTCCGGGACGGGTTCGTTGACCCGGATGGAGTTCAAAGGAAGCGCTCCCAGCCTCGGCGTTGATTGGATCTTGGACCATGCCGCCGACCTGAAGGTCTATTACATCTATGGAGCCACTGGCTTCACCTCCCCCATATGGGAAGGCATCGCTTCGGTCGCCATCTGCCACCTGGTCATGGACAAGAATTTCGGAACGACCAACGCTGCAGGAACGTATGACGAGGGATCGCAGGTCCCCCTTTCCGCCGCCCCTCCCACCGCCAATGCGGGCGAGCAATACGTCTGGAATGGATGGACCGGGACCGGTCCCGGATTCTATACTGGTCTAGACCCGACCCCCACGATCACCATCGGCGGGGACATCACCGAAGTAGCCTCTTGGACCAAGCAATACCGGGTCACCGTCTCGTCCGATCCGGTGACCGGGGGTACGACCATCCCGACCGCAGGCGCCCAGTGGGTCAATGCCGGTTCCCTCTCGGTCCAGGCGAACCCGTCGACCAGCTATGGCTTCTCATCCTGGTCCGGCACCGGTCCCATCACCTTCAATGCCCAATCTTCCTCAACGGTGGCGACCGTTTCCGGTCCGGGAACCATCGCCGCGGTCTTCGTTCAAAATTCCGTCGAGGTGACGATAACGTCCAGCCCGGCGGGACCAGGATATGTCGTGGTGGACGATATCCCCGTCTTGACGCCCCACACCTACGATTGGGTGTCTGGGTCAAGCCATACGCTCAAAGCGTCAGCGAGCGTAGCGGTAGGGTCGAACGAACAGTATGCGTTCAATTCATGGAGCGATGCCGGCGATCGGGATCGAACTCTCGTCGTCAACGCCGCGGCGACACTCACCGCCAATTTCGACCATCAGTACAAGGTCACGATGGCGACCAACGGCGGTTCCACCGTTCCGGCGGTCGGCGCTCACTGGTATAACGTCGGATCGCAGGTGAACCTGGATGCCACCGCCCCGACCGCCGGCACGGGGGTTCAGTACGTCTGGAGCGGCTGGACCGGAACGGGTACCGGCAACTACACCGGGACCGGCAGGTCTGTCACCAACGCCGTGGCCGTCAACGGGCCGATCACCGAGACAGCGCATTGGAATGAAAGGTACCAGCTGACCATGGCCACGAACTTCGGCACGACCGATCCTTCGACCGGGTCATGGTACGATGCCGGAGCTACGGTAACGATCACCGCCACGGCTCCCAGCACGATCACGGGTGAGCGGTATCTGTTCACATCATGGACCGGATCCGGCTCAGGTAGTCATTCCGGATCCGGCGAACCTATCACCAATGTCGTCACCATGAACGGCCCCATCACCGAGACCGCTTCCTGGACGCATCAGTACCAGCTGACCATGGCCACGAACTTCGGCACCACCGATCCGGTCACCGGATCCTGGTATAGCGCGGGCGTCAAGGTCACCCTCACCGCGACGCATCCCACAGCCTCAAATGGTGAGCAGTATGTGTTCACCTCATGGACCGGATCGGGGACAGGCGGTCATAATGGGAACGTCAACCCTGCCACCAACGCCGTCACGATGAACGGCCCCATCACCGAGACCGCCAGCTGGAACCACCAGTACCAGGTGTCCTTCGCTGTCTCCCCATCGGTCGGTGGCACGACCTCACCGTCCGGACTTGTGTGGGAGAACGCCGGCGCGCTTCCGATCGTGGCGACGCCATATTCGGGCTATGGGTTCTATTCGTGGGGCAGTGACACAGCCTCGATAACGTTCGATGCACAGACAGCTTCGACCACAGCGGTCCTAAGCGGGCCGGGAACGATCACCGCCACGTTCACGGTGAGGGTGACTATCGCCTCCGGTCCGTCCGGCACGGGCTATGTTCTGGTGGACGGCGTGGCGACGGCGACCCCATACACGTTCGATTGGTTGCCGGGGTCCATTCATTCCCTTGAGGCTCTCGGTAATGTGACCGTCGGAGCGGGAGAGAGATACTCATTCACTGCCTGGAGCGATGTAGGCGCACCGGTCCATTCCTATGCTGTGACAACGGCAGGTACGGTCACCGCCGCCTTCGCCCACCAGTATCTGGTCACGATGGCGACGAACGGCGGTACCACCACCCCGGCGACCGGCACCCACTGGTATAACGTCGGGTCACAGGTAACGCTGGACGCACCCCCGCCGACGGCAGGGACCGGAGCACGATACGTCTGGAACGGATGGACCGGCTCGGGTACCGGCAACTACACCGGGACCGGTAGGTCTGTCACCAACGCCGTGACCGTCAATGGCCCGATCACCGAGACCGCCGGCTGGACCAAGCAATACCAGGTCTCCTTCGCCGTTACGCCGGCAGGAGGGGGCACCACCACCCCCAACGGCACCGGCTTGTGGTATGATGCCGGGCCGCTCTCGATCCAGGCCACATCGGCCGTGGACTACGCGTTCTCCACCTGGACCAGCGGGTCCGCATCGGTGACGTTCAACTCGCAGGCCTCTTCGACCGTCGCGGTCATAGACGGTCCGGGCACCATCACCGCGAACTTCGTGGTGGCCCTGGGCATCACCATCACCTCCAGCCCGACCGGCTCTGGATACGTCCTGGTCGATGGTGGTCCGATCACCACCCCGGCCAACTTCAAATGGACCGCCGGGACCCATACGATAGAGGCGGTGTCGATCGTTCCGGGCGTGACCGGAGAACGGTACGTCTTCAACTCCTGGAGCGACGGAGGGGTCCAGACCCATGTCTACACGGTCACCGCCCTGACCGATACGGTCATCGCGAACTTCGATCATCAATTCCTGCTAACCATGCAGACCGGCCTCGGCAGCACCACGCCGGCCGCCGACGGGGCCGGTACCTGGGAGAGCGCCGGTTCCAGGATCACGATAAACGCGTCAGCCCCCTCCGTGGCCTCGGCCTACGAACGGTATCAATGGGTCGGCTGGACCGGGTCCGGTCCAGGCAATTACAGCGGCACAGCGGACACACCGGCGGCCGATATCACCATGAACGGGCCGATCACCGAGATCGCCAGCTGGAGCCATCAATACCAGGTAGCGATATCCACGAGCCATGGCACCACCGCTCCGGCAGCGGGGATCCAATGGTTCGCTGAAGGGTCATCGATCATGCTAGCCGCCACTTCACCGACGTCCATGGCCGGAGAGCGGTACGTCTTCAACGGCTGGACCGGGACCGGGACGGGAAGCTACACCGGCACGGCCAATCCGGTCACCGACGCCATACTGGTCCGCGGACCCATCACCGAGAACGCTTCCTGGACCTGGCAGCACGTGCCCGACGCCCCGGGCGGCCTCACGGCCAATTCGGGTGACGGTTATGTCAACCTGAACTGGACCGCCCCGGCGGACGGGGGCTTGGCGGTCGACCATTACGTGGTCTACCGGGACGGGATGAAGGTGGGCACGGTCACCGCCCTGACGGCCACGATCTCCGGTCTTACCAATGGCCAGTCCTACTCGTTCACCGTCGCCGCGCACAATCTGATCGGGAACGGGCCGAACTCGACCGCGGCCGTGATCAAGCCGTTGAAGTTCCCTAGCGGCCTGACCCTGGAGATCACCTCGCCGTTGCCAGGCTCCTACCACCGGACCGGCATCGTGCTTCTGGAATGGACAGTGTCCGACCTGAGCTCCAGCGTGATCAGGACCGAGGTGTCCCGGGACGGGACGAACTGGAACATCGTGACGGGCACCAGCTACCTGATCCGCGGGCTTGCGGACGGGAACTACATCCTCTCCGTAAGGGCGACCGACGCCGCCAACAACGTGCTCACCGAAAGGGTCAGCACGGTGGTCGACACCACCGCGCCCGCCGTGACCATCACCGTCCCGATGCAGGGGGCGATCCTCGGGTCCCGGACGGTGACGGTCACTTGGAGCGTCCTGGAGCAGGTCTCCGGCCTGGCCAGGATCGAGATGAGCGGTGATGGGACGAATTGGGTGGACCAGACCGGGAACAGCGGTTACCTGACGGTCCCGGAAGGCTCGGGCATCGTCTGGGTCCGGGCGACGGACAACGCCGGCAACGACATGGTGGCCACCGTACCGTTCACCGTCGACACGATCGCGCCGGTCGCGCTGACCTGGTCCCCGACCGGCAGCGCCGAATCCACCCTGACATCGGTGACGGTCGCTTTCAACGAGGTCATGAACCGTTCGTCCACCGCCGTCACCGTCGGCGGCATCCCAGGAACGGCGGCATGGGGCGGGGACAACGTCACCTTCACGCCATCGGAAGCGCTCCTGGGCTCCAAGACGTACTACGTTTCGGTCACCGGTACCGACCTGGCCGGGAACGCCGTCAGGGAGAACTGGACGTTCCAGACCGCGGCGGTGGGGAAGATCTCCGGCATCCTGTACGGCCATGACGGGAAGGTCCTGCCCAACACGGTGGTGACGCTGATCGGCCTGTCCACCGGCGCCCGGACGGAGATGGGGCACATCGGTCTGGCCGTGTCCGCCACCGCCGGCAAGGTGGGTGAAACGACGTCCGACGCGAAGGGGGCCTTCACATTCTACGACGTGGCCATCGGTAGCTATTCCATAGAGTTCACGGAGGTCGGGTTCGTGACGAAGAGCATGGACGTGGCGATGACCACGGACTCTGTGGTCAACGGGGGACTGACCGTGGAGCCGGGCAAGCTGGTCGTAGATCCGGGTAACGGCGCCATATTGATAGGGGTCGTCCTTGGGGTGTGCGCCATCCTGACCTTCGTCGTCATCCTGGTCCGCCGGAGGGGTGTTAGGTCCAACGACCATAGCACCGGGCAGGGCCCGGTCGACGACGGAAAACAGGTGGATGAAGGAAAAGGCCCAGAAAAGGAATGA
- a CDS encoding DUF1059 domain-containing protein: MPSFKCADIGMQCPFEVKTKTQEELMKAIAAHAATEHKMTDVPPDMMAKIKAAIKP, from the coding sequence ATGCCATCGTTCAAGTGCGCAGACATCGGGATGCAATGTCCCTTTGAGGTCAAGACCAAGACCCAGGAAGAGCTCATGAAGGCCATCGCCGCACATGCGGCGACGGAGCACAAGATGACGGACGTCCCGCCGGACATGATGGCCAAGATCAAGGCCGCCATCAAGCCGTGA
- a CDS encoding PAS domain S-box protein — MPRVVYVDDEPRLLEITKTFLEQDDEIHVDIEELPHRALAAIASGTYDVIVSDYQMPTMDGIELLKTLRAKGDRTPFILFTGRGREEVAIEAINNGADFYLQKGGDPQVQFRELKNAIIQLAQRRRAEGLVAQGERKYRDLVEGANSIILKLDPAGNIVFMNTFGMQFFDAGHETIGKPVIGTLVLPQDYPDLGLAEQFQKFLTSGKHSDSYTFPARSGGKEAWVSWTLREVRDTYDRVTELLAIGNDVTALKRTEMKLQHSTAVLRATLDSSDEGILVITDDGVISEHNLRFLDMWRIPSSIMETGSAQRVIDYAKNQLKDPDRFARYVEDCRNNPDQDGVIILEFQDGRVAEVYSTPERIGNEIVGWFFSFKDITRQKEFESRLMLQRENMRSLFVSNPANMLLIEPDTDLIVHANKAACRFYGYDEGTMSRMKLSDISILPLEEYWNRIRSAKNNEKNYFFAPHRLENGEVRDVEIFLAPISYKGRVLLFGIVQDISNTKSTRRLIKETKLKQNRILDCLSEGIIAVDAENRIVFANERSSEVLGLPLDKLVGVDPDVFLCDESKISPFANPAKRRRGDRAHLDYRLKRSDGSKFWAAVSVNPLFTDEVYEGSIFTLRDITERKEAEMEVRKVRHKLELLGDITRHDIQNQVTTIMGNVELGRRPGADPTERLDRIEQAAVIIGSHIEFAKDYQELGTTAPTWQGVADTVEGLGIAKNVASLEISGRARGLQVSADPMLKKVFHNLLEDSVKYAGKPPRVTIDCHAAGDCLMIAYQDNGPGVPPAEKESIFEKGHGHGTGLGLFLSREVLAITGITIKETGRPGEGARFEMLIPPGQFRFL, encoded by the coding sequence ATGCCGAGAGTCGTCTATGTCGATGATGAACCGAGACTTCTTGAGATAACCAAGACGTTCCTCGAACAGGACGACGAGATACACGTGGACATCGAGGAGCTTCCCCATCGTGCCCTCGCCGCCATCGCAAGCGGCACCTATGACGTGATCGTGTCCGACTACCAGATGCCCACGATGGACGGCATCGAACTTCTGAAGACATTAAGAGCGAAAGGTGACCGCACGCCGTTCATCCTGTTCACCGGCAGGGGGCGCGAGGAGGTCGCCATCGAGGCGATCAACAACGGGGCCGATTTCTACCTGCAGAAGGGCGGCGACCCCCAGGTCCAGTTCCGAGAGCTGAAGAACGCCATCATCCAGCTGGCCCAGAGGAGAAGGGCGGAGGGGCTGGTGGCCCAGGGCGAAAGGAAGTACCGGGACCTGGTGGAGGGCGCCAACAGCATAATCCTCAAGCTGGACCCGGCAGGCAACATAGTCTTCATGAACACGTTCGGGATGCAGTTCTTCGATGCCGGGCATGAGACCATCGGCAAACCGGTCATCGGCACGCTGGTCCTGCCCCAGGACTATCCGGACCTGGGCCTGGCCGAGCAGTTCCAAAAGTTCCTTACCTCCGGCAAGCACAGTGACAGTTACACCTTCCCGGCCAGGTCCGGCGGCAAGGAGGCATGGGTCTCCTGGACCCTCCGGGAGGTCCGGGACACGTATGACCGGGTGACCGAGCTGTTGGCGATCGGGAACGACGTCACCGCCCTGAAACGGACCGAGATGAAGCTCCAGCACTCCACGGCGGTCCTCAGAGCTACCCTGGACTCCAGCGACGAAGGGATCCTGGTGATCACCGATGACGGGGTCATATCGGAGCACAACCTCCGGTTCCTGGATATGTGGCGGATACCATCATCCATCATGGAGACTGGGTCCGCACAAAGGGTGATCGACTACGCCAAGAACCAGCTGAAGGACCCGGACCGGTTCGCACGATATGTCGAGGACTGCCGGAACAATCCGGACCAGGACGGTGTCATCATCCTGGAGTTCCAGGACGGGCGGGTCGCCGAGGTCTATTCCACGCCGGAGAGGATCGGCAACGAGATAGTCGGGTGGTTCTTCAGCTTCAAGGACATCACCCGGCAGAAGGAGTTCGAGTCGCGCCTGATGCTGCAGCGGGAGAACATGAGGAGCCTGTTCGTCAGCAACCCGGCGAACATGCTGCTGATAGAGCCGGACACCGACCTTATCGTACACGCGAACAAGGCGGCCTGCAGGTTCTACGGTTACGACGAGGGTACGATGTCCAGGATGAAGCTGTCGGACATCAGCATCCTGCCGCTGGAGGAGTACTGGAACCGGATCCGGTCGGCGAAGAACAACGAGAAGAACTATTTCTTCGCCCCGCACCGCCTGGAGAACGGGGAGGTCCGGGACGTGGAGATATTCCTGGCCCCGATATCCTACAAGGGGCGCGTCCTGCTGTTCGGCATCGTGCAGGACATCTCCAACACCAAGAGCACCAGGAGATTGATCAAGGAGACCAAGCTCAAGCAGAACCGCATCCTGGACTGCCTTTCCGAGGGGATAATCGCCGTGGATGCGGAGAACCGGATCGTATTCGCCAACGAACGTTCGTCGGAGGTCCTGGGCCTGCCTCTGGACAAGCTGGTGGGGGTCGACCCGGACGTGTTCCTGTGCGACGAGTCGAAGATATCCCCGTTCGCCAACCCGGCCAAGCGCAGGAGGGGCGACAGGGCGCATCTCGATTACCGGTTGAAGAGGAGCGACGGCTCCAAGTTCTGGGCGGCAGTCTCGGTCAATCCGTTGTTCACCGATGAGGTGTACGAAGGCTCGATATTCACGCTGAGGGATATCACCGAGCGGAAGGAGGCGGAGATGGAGGTGCGGAAGGTCCGGCATAAGCTCGAGCTTCTGGGAGACATAACCCGCCACGACATCCAGAACCAGGTCACCACGATCATGGGGAACGTTGAGCTGGGCAGACGGCCTGGTGCCGACCCAACGGAGCGGCTGGATCGCATAGAGCAGGCGGCTGTGATCATCGGTTCGCACATCGAGTTCGCCAAGGACTACCAGGAGCTGGGCACGACCGCCCCGACCTGGCAGGGCGTGGCTGATACGGTCGAGGGGCTGGGCATCGCCAAGAACGTGGCGAGCCTGGAGATATCCGGCCGGGCGCGGGGTCTGCAGGTCAGCGCCGACCCGATGCTGAAGAAGGTGTTCCACAACCTGCTGGAGGACAGCGTCAAGTACGCGGGCAAGCCGCCGCGGGTGACCATCGACTGCCACGCCGCCGGGGACTGCCTCATGATCGCCTATCAGGACAACGGTCCGGGCGTTCCGCCGGCGGAGAAGGAAAGCATATTCGAGAAGGGCCACGGGCATGGGACCGGCCTGGGGCTGTTCCTTTCCAGGGAGGTCCTGGCCATCACCGGGATCACGATAAAGGAGACCGGCAGACCGGGAGAGGGGGCGAGGTTCGAGATGCTCATCCCCCCGGGGCAGTTCCGGTTCCTGTAG
- a CDS encoding helix-turn-helix domain-containing protein encodes MRKVILELNPNEMVRKLQGSFMDGIEEIEMVDLLRLDLQHGEKLGVVRIRFLPGGSVRSNGSLGVMEVVNVIEETENEAVVLVKAKAPPEFELMAKRFDLDLVWTTPMKVSREMIVYSFIGDDESIRKMVALLREFGETVRVSIQEATFQGPEMLSSLTARQKELLLEAKRLGYYNYPRSISAGDLAKAVGLSRSTVVEHLRKAENRLLDQVLEGH; translated from the coding sequence ATGCGCAAGGTCATCCTCGAACTCAATCCGAACGAAATGGTCCGTAAGCTTCAGGGATCGTTCATGGACGGCATCGAAGAGATCGAGATGGTCGATCTGCTCCGCCTCGACCTTCAGCATGGGGAGAAGCTCGGTGTCGTCCGTATCCGCTTCCTTCCGGGAGGTTCGGTCCGCTCCAACGGTTCGCTCGGCGTCATGGAGGTCGTCAACGTCATCGAAGAGACGGAGAACGAGGCGGTCGTCCTGGTGAAGGCCAAGGCCCCTCCCGAGTTCGAGCTGATGGCCAAGAGATTCGATCTCGATCTCGTGTGGACCACGCCGATGAAGGTCAGCCGTGAAATGATCGTGTACAGTTTCATCGGCGACGATGAATCGATCCGGAAGATGGTCGCATTGCTCAGGGAATTCGGTGAAACGGTCAGGGTCTCGATACAGGAGGCAACGTTCCAAGGTCCGGAGATGCTCTCCTCTCTGACCGCGAGGCAGAAGGAACTGCTCCTGGAGGCAAAACGCCTAGGTTACTACAACTATCCCCGGAGCATTAGCGCAGGGGACCTGGCCAAGGCGGTCGGGCTGTCCCGTTCCACCGTCGTCGAACACCTCCGCAAGGCGGAGAACAGACTGTTGGACCAGGTCCTCGAAGGTCATTGA
- a CDS encoding isoprenylcysteine carboxylmethyltransferase family protein, which yields MKVTKVIGSSLFILMFPVLIILLSGDLTWPEGWIFSIWFILLCYSTIYYLYRKDPELLEERYKKPGTGNEKGWDRYVVAGLAIGFISWIVVMPLDARRYGWSPEFPLWVKVIGAAMLIGSYYLFFRSYADNTFLSPLVRIQEERKQSVVSTGVYGFVRHPMYLGAIMMLTGTPLLLGSEFGLFIGIVVTILLMGRIIGEEKMLGKELEGYSEYTKKVRYRLFPGIW from the coding sequence ATGAAGGTCACTAAGGTCATCGGGTCATCTCTTTTCATACTGATGTTCCCTGTTCTGATCATCCTGCTCTCTGGGGATCTGACCTGGCCGGAAGGGTGGATATTCAGCATATGGTTCATCCTGCTCTGCTATTCGACGATCTATTACCTGTATCGAAAGGACCCGGAGCTGTTGGAGGAACGATACAAGAAGCCTGGCACCGGCAACGAGAAGGGCTGGGATCGGTATGTCGTCGCCGGCCTGGCGATCGGTTTCATATCATGGATAGTAGTGATGCCGCTGGACGCGCGGAGGTACGGATGGTCCCCGGAGTTCCCGCTGTGGGTAAAGGTGATCGGGGCGGCGATGTTGATCGGGTCCTACTATCTTTTCTTCAGGTCATATGCCGACAACACCTTCCTGTCGCCATTGGTCAGGATACAGGAGGAGAGGAAGCAGTCGGTGGTCTCGACCGGGGTCTATGGGTTTGTCAGGCACCCGATGTACCTTGGCGCGATAATGATGCTGACCGGTACGCCCCTACTGCTCGGTTCCGAGTTCGGGTTGTTCATCGGCATAGTGGTCACCATACTCCTGATGGGTAGGATAATCGGTGAGGAGAAGATGCTCGGCAAGGAACTGGAAGGTTATTCTGAATACACCAAGAAGGTCCGGTACCGACTGTTCCCGGGCATTTGGTGA